In Fibrobacter sp. UWB2, one DNA window encodes the following:
- a CDS encoding peptidylprolyl isomerase — translation MAFNQLDKPQAGETIAIMKTNHGTMKLRLFEEIVGECATNFIELAKQGKYDGAPFHRIIKDFMIQGGDFTRKNGTGGHAAKGPGSTIGDKYDSRLTHVRGALSWAKTSMPHSIGSQFFIVHGNNVHFLDHEQCGPGPADGYSVFGQLYEGFDVLDKIAGVDTDRMDRPYDDVIIESVTIEKA, via the coding sequence ATGGCATTTAATCAGTTAGACAAACCGCAGGCAGGCGAAACCATCGCCATCATGAAAACCAACCATGGCACCATGAAACTCCGCCTTTTCGAAGAAATCGTCGGCGAATGCGCCACAAACTTCATTGAACTTGCAAAGCAGGGCAAGTACGACGGCGCTCCGTTCCACCGCATCATCAAGGACTTCATGATCCAGGGCGGTGACTTTACACGTAAAAACGGCACCGGTGGCCACGCCGCAAAGGGTCCGGGTTCCACCATCGGCGACAAGTACGACAGCCGCCTCACCCACGTCCGTGGCGCTCTCAGCTGGGCAAAGACTTCCATGCCGCACTCCATTGGCAGCCAGTTCTTCATCGTTCATGGTAACAACGTGCACTTCCTCGACCACGAACAGTGCGGTCCGGGCCCGGCTGACGGCTACTCCGTATTCGGCCAGCTTTACGAAGGTTTCGATGTGCTCGACAAGATCGCCGGTGTCGATACCGACCGTATGGACCGCCCGTACGACGACGTGATTATCGAATCCGTCACGATCGAAAAGGCTTAA
- the pyrR gene encoding bifunctional pyr operon transcriptional regulator/uracil phosphoribosyltransferase PyrR, which translates to MNDNCKKVSELLTAQTMEFALDEMAAKIAKMHPSADNMIVLGMASRGIPLAKKLTERLSQKFGKPIEMGCLDATYYRDDFHYRKKVATEMRFTEMPASVEGKTVILVDDVLYTGRSALAAMRSILDLGRPAAIRLCVLVDRGHRELPIAPDCAGLTVETARNQEVRVAIEPIDKENSVYLVEVEA; encoded by the coding sequence ATGAACGATAACTGCAAAAAAGTAAGCGAGCTTCTTACGGCGCAGACGATGGAATTTGCGCTGGACGAAATGGCGGCGAAGATTGCGAAGATGCATCCGTCCGCCGACAACATGATTGTGCTCGGCATGGCTAGCCGCGGAATTCCACTTGCCAAAAAGCTCACCGAGCGTCTTTCCCAGAAATTTGGCAAGCCCATTGAAATGGGCTGCCTCGATGCCACGTATTACCGTGACGACTTCCATTACCGCAAGAAGGTGGCGACCGAAATGCGCTTTACCGAAATGCCTGCTTCTGTGGAAGGCAAGACGGTCATTCTCGTGGATGACGTGCTCTACACGGGCCGTTCGGCTTTGGCTGCCATGCGCTCCATCTTGGACCTTGGCCGTCCGGCGGCGATTCGCCTTTGCGTGCTCGTGGACCGCGGACACCGCGAGCTCCCGATTGCGCCGGATTGTGCAGGCCTTACGGTCGAAACCGCTAGGAACCAGGAAGTCCGCGTGGCGATAGAACCTATTGATAAAGAAAATTCCGTTTATCTCGTAGAAGTGGAGGCGTAA
- a CDS encoding aspartate carbamoyltransferase catalytic subunit has product MSALEIKHLFGLRGVSKHDIRLILDHAKQFREILERPVKKVPSLRGMTVVNLFFENSTRTRTSFELAEKRLSADTVNFASSNSSVKKGETLVDTLRNIEAMKIDIVVVRHKGTGVPKFLADNSNAIIVNAGDGAHEHPTQALLDMLTIEEKLGTLEGKNVTIIGDIRHSRVARSNLWGMSTMGAHVTLCGPSTLVPRNTDLMNHVTWEPDVKKAVANADAIIALRLQKERMDDALLPSMREYRNTFGITEELLECAKDKVIIMHPGPINRGVELDSDIADGEHSVILDQVTNGVAVRMAVLFLLAGGRNNENA; this is encoded by the coding sequence GTGAGCGCTTTGGAAATTAAACACCTGTTTGGACTTCGTGGAGTGTCCAAGCATGATATCCGTCTGATTCTGGACCATGCAAAACAGTTCCGCGAAATTCTCGAACGTCCGGTCAAGAAAGTGCCGAGCCTCCGGGGCATGACGGTCGTGAACTTGTTCTTCGAGAACAGCACCCGTACGCGCACTAGCTTTGAACTTGCCGAAAAGCGCCTCTCTGCCGATACGGTGAACTTCGCAAGCTCGAATTCCAGCGTCAAGAAGGGCGAAACGCTCGTCGATACGCTCCGCAACATCGAAGCCATGAAGATTGACATCGTGGTCGTCCGTCACAAGGGGACGGGCGTGCCGAAGTTCCTTGCGGACAACAGCAACGCCATTATCGTGAACGCTGGCGACGGCGCCCATGAACACCCGACGCAGGCTCTCCTCGACATGCTTACAATCGAAGAAAAGCTTGGAACGCTCGAAGGCAAGAACGTCACGATCATTGGCGATATCCGCCATAGCCGTGTCGCCCGCAGTAACCTCTGGGGTATGTCCACGATGGGCGCTCACGTGACGCTCTGTGGACCTTCGACACTTGTGCCGCGCAATACAGACCTCATGAACCATGTGACATGGGAACCGGATGTGAAGAAGGCTGTTGCAAACGCCGACGCTATCATTGCTCTCCGCTTGCAGAAAGAACGCATGGACGATGCTCTCCTCCCGAGCATGCGCGAATACCGCAATACGTTCGGCATCACGGAAGAACTCCTCGAATGCGCTAAGGACAAGGTCATCATCATGCACCCGGGTCCAATCAACCGCGGCGTGGAACTCGATTCCGACATCGCCGATGGCGAACATTCTGTAATTCTTGATCAGGTGACCAACGGTGTCGCCGTCCGTATGGCCGTTCTCTTCCTTTTGGCTGGAGGTCGCAACAATGAAAATGCGTAA
- a CDS encoding dihydroorotase: protein MKMRKPCKGRLVNVVLKNAKFWNGKSFELQNEVRLNACENAETVEFDCNGALVMPALFGLGIDFMEPLRDDVYTFADGFDALRKGGFYGGLYESAANPIDDADKYTAMVNRFKSEERGEDAFDIKFLGAYSKGFGSDSLAEMVELAEAGVAGFGDGNGVIPHSRFLRLAMEYGKMTGKRFFFQPMDKTLRHSGCVHEGAYSDMLGMKGIPRIAETIAAYTVLETARFLQVPVHFKQVTCGETLELVRNARKNGIDVTCDVNLYHLLLDDSCLETLDSAYHILPPIRSAADREALWQGVVDGTVNAISVNHTPVLRQDTVVNFEDSVPGALSLEVALPAIWNKLVASVGEARAIELLSTAPARLAGAESAGESVVVLAPEKTHTVLESDFAGHVCNSPLTGKVLPSSILASYINGVWTEL, encoded by the coding sequence ATGAAAATGCGTAAACCTTGTAAAGGTCGTCTTGTGAATGTCGTTCTGAAAAATGCAAAGTTCTGGAACGGCAAGTCTTTTGAACTTCAGAACGAAGTTCGCCTGAACGCTTGCGAAAATGCCGAAACGGTTGAATTTGACTGCAACGGCGCGCTTGTGATGCCGGCCCTCTTTGGCCTTGGCATTGACTTTATGGAACCGCTCCGCGATGACGTCTACACGTTTGCCGATGGCTTTGATGCCTTGCGCAAGGGCGGTTTCTACGGTGGCCTTTACGAAAGTGCCGCAAACCCGATTGACGATGCCGACAAGTACACTGCAATGGTGAACCGCTTCAAGTCCGAAGAACGCGGCGAAGATGCTTTCGATATCAAGTTCCTCGGCGCTTACAGCAAGGGTTTTGGCTCGGATAGCTTGGCCGAAATGGTCGAACTTGCCGAAGCCGGTGTCGCTGGTTTTGGCGATGGTAACGGCGTGATTCCGCATTCCCGTTTCCTCCGCTTGGCGATGGAATATGGCAAGATGACGGGCAAGCGCTTCTTCTTCCAGCCGATGGACAAGACGCTCCGCCACAGTGGTTGCGTTCACGAAGGTGCCTACTCCGACATGCTCGGCATGAAGGGCATTCCTCGCATTGCCGAAACGATTGCCGCCTATACAGTTCTTGAAACGGCTCGATTCCTCCAGGTGCCGGTGCACTTCAAGCAGGTCACTTGCGGTGAAACTCTTGAACTCGTCCGTAACGCTCGCAAGAACGGTATCGATGTCACTTGCGATGTGAATTTGTACCACTTGCTCTTGGACGATTCCTGCCTCGAAACGCTCGATTCCGCATACCACATTCTCCCGCCGATTCGCTCGGCTGCAGACCGCGAAGCCTTGTGGCAGGGTGTTGTCGATGGAACCGTCAATGCGATTAGCGTGAACCACACGCCGGTGCTCCGCCAGGATACGGTCGTGAACTTCGAAGATTCCGTGCCGGGCGCACTTTCCTTGGAAGTCGCACTCCCTGCTATTTGGAACAAACTTGTGGCAAGTGTTGGCGAAGCTCGTGCTATCGAACTCCTTTCGACTGCTCCTGCTCGTTTGGCTGGTGCAGAATCCGCCGGCGAAAGCGTGGTGGTGCTTGCTCCGGAAAAGACGCACACTGTTCTCGAAAGCGACTTTGCTGGCCACGTCTGCAATTCCCCGCTTACGGGGAAGGTTCTCCCGTCGTCCATCCTCGCAAGCTACATCAACGGGGTTTGGACAGAACTGTAG
- a CDS encoding PilZ domain-containing protein, translating into MESSLQEAWKIFQYYILPVLPFVALVLIEVQLMYNRRENEVMFGTDAFNEKIKAFEFTPKEVRTLEKLVRSSKFENKDAVLNSSGLFEAAVSEFYRIRNVFSVRDETLEAIAGLRRKMDFTGSNPLAMVSSTRQFNVGDSVDLEFESGQVFRRVKIVERSEKTWSVKIDGSVALAKSLQGSRVLIRWTRMNDAVYSKRLTVFAATPDNVIFTHSDQLDKEQLRKWVREVVDFPVTATFPNGEVHSGVLYDLSAGGILLGLAEDVKPDQQISISFELPTFGVQNVDVKILNNLGRRNPNFPLFNSISAVFTGSYAWTQERVLQYIFEVTRKTKSKKNEVNGVTT; encoded by the coding sequence ATGGAAAGTAGTCTTCAAGAAGCCTGGAAAATTTTCCAGTACTATATTCTTCCTGTTCTTCCGTTTGTAGCGCTTGTGCTGATTGAAGTGCAGCTGATGTACAATCGTCGCGAAAATGAAGTGATGTTTGGTACAGATGCGTTCAACGAGAAGATTAAGGCGTTTGAATTTACGCCCAAGGAAGTGCGTACTCTGGAAAAACTCGTTCGCTCGTCCAAGTTCGAAAACAAGGACGCCGTGCTCAATTCTTCTGGACTTTTTGAAGCTGCTGTCTCGGAATTTTATCGCATCCGTAATGTGTTCTCTGTCCGCGATGAAACTCTCGAAGCGATTGCGGGCTTGAGACGCAAGATGGATTTTACCGGTTCAAATCCTTTGGCCATGGTTAGCTCGACAAGGCAGTTCAATGTCGGCGATTCTGTGGACTTGGAATTTGAAAGCGGTCAAGTTTTTAGACGCGTGAAAATCGTTGAACGTTCCGAAAAGACCTGGAGCGTAAAGATTGATGGGTCTGTGGCGCTCGCCAAGTCGTTGCAGGGCTCGCGTGTGCTTATCCGTTGGACCCGTATGAACGATGCCGTTTATTCAAAACGATTGACGGTTTTTGCGGCTACTCCAGATAACGTAATTTTTACCCATAGCGACCAGCTCGACAAGGAACAGTTGCGTAAGTGGGTCCGTGAGGTCGTTGATTTCCCGGTGACGGCGACGTTCCCGAACGGCGAGGTGCACTCGGGGGTCCTTTACGACCTTTCTGCTGGCGGTATTCTGCTTGGACTTGCCGAAGACGTGAAACCGGATCAGCAGATTTCCATTTCATTTGAACTTCCGACGTTTGGCGTTCAGAATGTCGATGTCAAGATTTTGAACAATTTGGGGCGCCGTAACCCCAATTTCCCGCTATTCAATTCCATCTCGGCGGTGTTCACTGGGTCGTATGCTTGGACCCAGGAACGCGTCCTCCAGTACATTTTTGAGGTCACGCGCAAAACAAAGTCTAAGAAAAACGAGGTAAATGGCGTAACAACTTAG
- the pilM gene encoding pilus assembly protein PilM — protein sequence MALGLIARIRGERETVGIDVGHYSIKYVKVYHDANGKRIVREVDLEPVPAGSIINGLIQRRDSEDLTAENGAKKEKDGFDKLGEAFSKLMLRHPIDENVDVVASVNCGAGEGGVLVDRLSIKVPKNGNEEAIIVQTAQSRPPFDDQDNVLDYEVVSREGDEVKVNVVAAKSSMLDSWAQFFTRKGIRLSALDVDIFGLLNAFAMTATDEERKKTTAIFNIGDNKMSVGFMQDGAFHSVRSMNGGSLNVIINKLSSSLDIPAEKCHEMFEKNDLKVVEGVAISVLEDAMKVAFEELMSQITFGIRYHSSAEDSRPLERILIGGGGASVPGLLQYIADKTGIETATVNPFRSVECDSSVVDKEGMSVALSNIYAPALGLAMRKF from the coding sequence TTGGCTTTAGGGTTGATTGCTAGAATTCGTGGAGAGCGCGAAACTGTTGGCATAGATGTTGGCCACTACAGCATCAAGTACGTTAAGGTCTATCATGATGCTAACGGTAAAAGAATTGTGCGCGAAGTGGATTTGGAACCTGTTCCTGCAGGCTCCATCATCAATGGTCTTATCCAAAGACGTGATTCCGAAGATTTGACTGCTGAAAATGGCGCAAAGAAGGAGAAGGACGGCTTCGACAAGTTGGGCGAGGCTTTCTCCAAGTTGATGCTTCGCCACCCGATTGATGAAAATGTGGATGTTGTGGCATCGGTGAACTGCGGTGCCGGCGAAGGTGGTGTGCTTGTCGACCGCCTCTCGATCAAGGTCCCCAAGAACGGAAACGAAGAAGCGATTATTGTTCAGACTGCTCAGTCCCGTCCGCCGTTCGACGACCAGGACAACGTTCTGGACTACGAGGTTGTCTCCCGCGAAGGCGATGAAGTCAAGGTGAACGTGGTGGCTGCAAAGAGCTCCATGCTCGATTCCTGGGCGCAGTTCTTTACCCGCAAGGGCATTAGACTTTCGGCGCTGGATGTCGATATTTTCGGCCTTCTGAATGCATTCGCCATGACTGCAACCGATGAAGAACGCAAGAAGACAACGGCCATTTTTAATATTGGTGACAACAAGATGAGTGTGGGCTTTATGCAGGATGGCGCCTTCCACTCCGTGCGATCCATGAATGGCGGTTCGTTGAATGTCATTATTAACAAACTGTCTTCTAGCCTTGATATTCCTGCCGAAAAATGTCATGAAATGTTCGAAAAGAACGACCTGAAGGTTGTTGAAGGCGTTGCTATTTCTGTTCTCGAAGACGCCATGAAGGTCGCTTTCGAAGAACTCATGTCCCAGATTACCTTTGGTATCCGCTATCATTCTTCTGCGGAAGATTCCCGTCCGCTCGAAAGAATCCTGATCGGTGGCGGTGGAGCTTCTGTTCCGGGTCTCTTGCAGTATATTGCAGACAAGACCGGGATTGAAACGGCGACTGTGAACCCCTTCCGCTCTGTGGAATGCGATTCTAGCGTGGTCGACAAGGAAGGCATGTCTGTTGCTCTCTCTAACATTTACGCCCCGGCTTTGGGACTTGCAATGAGGAAGTTCTAA
- a CDS encoding PilN domain-containing protein: MATKKNKGANKALAITINLLPGEHRKKQKDLTWLTDRRVVWPTVFFIVSIFAALFIYAYTLEKISSKEAELQSTRAAVERERPLLKKISELEKHQSIINTKINALKSIQISKKRWVVLFENISSVLPPNMWLMSVSQVSEFNLEMKGTTFDFSEVAEYMVKLEKQVSVEKVSLVSISTTKVDGDEAYSFTLKVELKKDLGEEG; this comes from the coding sequence ATGGCTACGAAGAAGAATAAGGGTGCCAACAAGGCGCTTGCAATTACAATCAACCTTTTGCCGGGTGAACACCGCAAAAAGCAAAAGGACTTGACTTGGCTTACTGACCGCCGTGTCGTGTGGCCTACGGTGTTTTTCATTGTCTCTATTTTTGCGGCTTTGTTCATTTATGCTTACACGCTCGAAAAGATTTCTAGCAAGGAAGCTGAACTCCAGTCTACAAGAGCTGCTGTAGAACGTGAACGCCCGCTGCTCAAGAAAATCAGCGAACTCGAAAAGCACCAGTCCATTATCAATACCAAGATTAACGCGCTCAAGTCCATCCAGATTAGCAAAAAGCGCTGGGTCGTCCTGTTCGAGAATATTTCTTCGGTGCTGCCTCCGAACATGTGGCTTATGAGCGTGTCGCAGGTGAGCGAATTCAATCTCGAAATGAAGGGGACGACGTTTGACTTCTCCGAAGTCGCAGAATACATGGTCAAGCTCGAAAAGCAAGTCAGCGTAGAGAAGGTTTCGCTGGTATCCATTTCTACAACGAAGGTGGATGGCGACGAGGCCTATAGCTTTACACTCAAGGTCGAACTCAAGAAAGACCTTGGAGAGGAGGGTTGA
- a CDS encoding type 4a pilus biogenesis protein PilO, producing the protein MGNLNIDFKDKKNIYCIAMIVVILLAAYSVYEYVWVPFEEEHTDLVRQLDSATNELKKIESKRNRVAELEMQLAQAEKDFQKLKEMFPEEEKVPLRLQDLYSVLRSSGVQIQKFNPEGRSEREHYIENRYSIAVNSGYHMLGYLFAEIANFNYPTAITNLKLSRYSGIAAEVQKAETHGWTPITMSVNFNLTTYTSKKVGK; encoded by the coding sequence ATGGGCAACCTTAATATTGACTTTAAAGACAAAAAGAATATATACTGCATTGCGATGATTGTTGTCATCTTGCTGGCGGCATATTCTGTCTATGAGTATGTATGGGTTCCGTTTGAGGAAGAACATACCGATCTTGTGCGTCAGCTAGATTCTGCAACGAACGAACTCAAGAAGATTGAATCCAAGAGAAACCGCGTTGCAGAACTCGAAATGCAATTGGCGCAGGCCGAAAAGGATTTCCAGAAGCTGAAGGAAATGTTCCCGGAAGAAGAAAAGGTTCCTCTGCGCTTGCAGGACCTCTATTCTGTGCTTCGTAGCTCCGGCGTGCAAATCCAGAAGTTCAATCCGGAAGGTCGTTCCGAGAGGGAACACTACATCGAAAACCGCTATTCCATTGCGGTCAATTCCGGTTATCACATGCTCGGTTACCTGTTTGCTGAAATTGCAAACTTCAATTACCCGACTGCGATTACGAACTTGAAACTTTCTCGCTATTCGGGCATCGCTGCCGAAGTGCAGAAGGCTGAAACTCACGGTTGGACGCCGATTACCATGTCGGTGAACTTCAACTTGACCACTTATACATCCAAGAAGGTTGGCAAATAA
- the pilQ gene encoding type IV pilus secretin PilQ produces the protein MKKLTKILTILIMVASFATSWAAPAEGSVAPNKKLYDFNFVNMDYEAIFRSVSVIAGVDILIAPDVKGKISLRVTKKTWQETLDIICNMNDLTWVIQDKYISIQRLSTYQAKQKKIADEENQAEQNAPLVRKNFQVHHAKADELVKVLESMKSNRGKISVVERTNSIIVYDTESKIEQMGNALTELDVETLQIMITAKLVVVNSELARELGVDWTAALGSASLTPGTAAAATGATAGSSRISGAIQSFPNGTSPAVSKANTAITASLLDNNLQIAISNLMGDASTEVLASPQVSTLDNTEALVFMGDKVSIRVIDDSGESSTKMVETGIKLTVTPHVSGDNRILLDLHPENNSYGYDEKGEVVISTQEAKTKVVVADGETVVIGGLTRNENTESESGIPFLKDIPLLGNLFKYTRKSITKKDLVIFVTPRIIRNYIGNVDISEKSEEVSGTAPELKPVDDKIMTSPVVTGETPEAPVPENSHDDWN, from the coding sequence GTGAAAAAGCTGACTAAAATTCTGACGATTCTTATCATGGTTGCAAGTTTTGCGACCTCGTGGGCTGCTCCTGCCGAAGGTTCCGTTGCCCCGAATAAGAAGTTATATGACTTCAACTTCGTCAACATGGACTACGAAGCCATTTTCCGTTCCGTGTCGGTCATTGCCGGCGTGGATATCTTGATTGCCCCCGATGTCAAGGGCAAGATCAGCTTGCGCGTGACCAAGAAGACCTGGCAGGAAACTTTGGACATTATTTGTAACATGAATGACCTCACGTGGGTGATTCAGGACAAGTACATTTCCATCCAGCGCTTGAGCACTTACCAGGCCAAACAGAAGAAGATTGCCGACGAAGAAAATCAGGCCGAACAGAATGCTCCTCTGGTCCGTAAGAACTTCCAGGTGCACCATGCCAAGGCTGATGAACTGGTCAAGGTGCTCGAAAGCATGAAGTCCAACCGTGGCAAGATTTCTGTGGTGGAACGCACGAACTCCATCATCGTTTACGATACCGAAAGCAAGATCGAACAGATGGGCAATGCCCTTACTGAACTTGACGTCGAAACGCTCCAGATCATGATTACGGCTAAGCTTGTTGTCGTGAACAGCGAACTTGCCCGTGAACTTGGTGTGGACTGGACGGCTGCTTTGGGTTCTGCATCTCTCACTCCGGGTACAGCAGCTGCAGCAACGGGTGCTACTGCCGGTTCTAGCCGAATCAGTGGTGCAATCCAGTCTTTCCCGAACGGTACTTCTCCGGCTGTGTCCAAGGCTAACACTGCTATTACGGCAAGCCTCCTCGACAACAATCTCCAGATTGCCATTTCGAACTTGATGGGTGACGCTTCTACGGAAGTGCTCGCTTCTCCGCAGGTTTCTACGCTCGACAACACCGAAGCTTTGGTGTTCATGGGTGACAAGGTCTCAATCCGCGTAATTGACGATAGTGGCGAATCTTCGACCAAGATGGTGGAAACGGGTATCAAGCTCACAGTGACGCCGCATGTTTCTGGCGACAACCGCATCTTGCTTGACCTCCATCCGGAAAACAACTCCTACGGCTATGACGAAAAGGGTGAAGTCGTGATTTCGACCCAGGAAGCAAAGACCAAGGTGGTTGTGGCTGACGGTGAAACGGTCGTGATCGGTGGCCTTACCCGTAACGAAAATACGGAAAGCGAAAGCGGCATTCCGTTCCTCAAGGACATTCCGCTTTTGGGCAACCTCTTCAAGTATACCCGCAAGTCTATTACGAAGAAGGATCTCGTAATCTTTGTGACGCCGCGCATTATCCGCAATTACATCGGTAATGTCGATATTTCTGAAAAGTCTGAAGAAGTTTCTGGCACAGCACCGGAACTCAAGCCGGTCGATGACAAGATTATGACATCTCCGGTAGTGACGGGTGAAACTCCGGAAGCTCCGGTTCCGGAAAACTCTCACGACGACTGGAATTAA
- the holA gene encoding DNA polymerase III subunit delta, with amino-acid sequence MFVTLIGKDQFSKDKRIEKFLSETLGDRISDPMAKQVLYATDTNIASISDVIIEACDSVSMFSPEQVIVVRKAEALKTDDMKALAKWLPHAASGKLLFDFETLLASSELYKALAKVGKVEKFDVPKQYEMADWISAVIPTHFNKAIEPAASQYLAEALGNDTKLVSEEVEKIILYAPDCKKITLDLVKTMVVSQRDIPTYEIEGFFGMQNAKAYVQKLNELLNSGVDAIRISNTLYNYALSLLNYGSLTAKGVSPEEAAKKIGKNYYMFVKKGQAAECCRRWRKPLLVRVLRRLADLNYEIKSGKCPTRMSQELALAALVVR; translated from the coding sequence ATGTTCGTAACGCTCATCGGCAAAGACCAGTTCAGCAAGGACAAGCGGATTGAAAAATTCCTGTCCGAGACTCTTGGCGACCGGATTTCAGATCCGATGGCCAAGCAGGTGCTGTACGCCACAGACACAAACATCGCTTCCATCTCCGATGTCATCATCGAAGCATGCGATTCCGTGTCGATGTTCTCGCCTGAACAGGTCATCGTCGTACGCAAGGCAGAAGCCCTCAAGACCGACGACATGAAAGCACTCGCCAAGTGGCTCCCCCATGCAGCAAGTGGCAAGTTGCTCTTCGATTTTGAAACGCTTCTCGCCTCCAGCGAGCTCTACAAGGCCCTCGCAAAGGTTGGCAAGGTCGAAAAGTTCGACGTTCCGAAGCAATACGAAATGGCAGACTGGATTTCTGCAGTCATCCCGACACACTTTAACAAAGCGATTGAGCCTGCGGCATCGCAGTACCTCGCCGAAGCGCTCGGCAACGACACCAAGCTCGTGAGCGAAGAAGTCGAGAAAATCATCCTCTACGCTCCGGACTGCAAAAAGATTACGCTCGACCTCGTGAAAACGATGGTCGTCTCCCAGCGCGATATCCCGACCTACGAGATTGAAGGATTCTTTGGCATGCAGAATGCCAAGGCATACGTCCAGAAGCTAAACGAACTCTTGAACAGCGGCGTCGACGCCATCCGCATTTCGAACACGCTGTACAACTACGCGCTCTCGCTTTTGAACTACGGCTCGCTTACCGCAAAGGGCGTCTCGCCCGAAGAAGCCGCTAAAAAAATCGGCAAGAACTACTACATGTTCGTCAAAAAAGGGCAAGCCGCCGAATGCTGCCGCCGTTGGCGTAAGCCGCTCCTCGTGCGCGTACTTCGCCGTCTCGCCGACCTCAATTACGAAATCAAGAGTGGCAAGTGTCCGACCCGCATGAGCCAGGAACTCGCCCTCGCCGCCCTCGTCGTGCGTTAA
- the greA gene encoding transcription elongation factor GreA gives MEKIMFTQEAYDKLVKDLENLKNVERPRVLQELVDARAQGDLSENAEYHAAKERLASIDNIEMPKLQDQLARAQVIAFDANSDTIKFGATITAKNLKTKREIVYQLVSPEEADALNGKISFKSPIGAALMGKKRGDTVEVVTPKGKNQFEIIDFK, from the coding sequence ATGGAAAAGATCATGTTTACACAAGAGGCTTACGACAAGCTCGTTAAGGACCTTGAAAATTTAAAAAATGTTGAACGTCCCCGCGTACTTCAAGAATTAGTTGATGCCCGTGCACAAGGCGATTTGAGTGAAAACGCAGAATACCATGCTGCCAAGGAGCGCCTTGCCTCTATTGACAACATCGAAATGCCGAAGCTCCAGGACCAACTCGCCCGCGCCCAGGTGATTGCTTTTGATGCGAACTCCGACACCATCAAGTTCGGCGCCACCATCACGGCCAAGAACCTGAAGACCAAGCGCGAAATCGTCTACCAGCTCGTCTCCCCCGAAGAAGCCGACGCCCTCAATGGCAAGATTAGCTTCAAGAGCCCGATTGGTGCAGCCCTTATGGGCAAGAAGCGCGGCGATACGGTCGAAGTCGTAACGCCCAAGGGCAAGAACCAGTTCGAAATCATCGATTTCAAGTAA